Proteins encoded together in one Luteimonas fraxinea window:
- a CDS encoding TetR/AcrR family transcriptional regulator, producing MRVTKAQASANRAHVVETASALFRERGYDGVGVADLMAAAGFTHGGFYKQFQSKADLMAEAAACGFEQAAQRAAVQSPADFIAHYLSREHRDHRGAGCTMAALGADASRQTDAVRAAFAQGIEGLLADIQNAKGDAASPDSGQGSRAETLETMARLVGALVLSRACPDDSPLADEILDACRGKAFGMREKSGAKAV from the coding sequence ATGAGGGTGACCAAGGCGCAGGCATCGGCGAACCGCGCACACGTGGTCGAAACGGCCTCGGCGCTGTTCCGGGAACGCGGTTACGACGGCGTGGGCGTCGCGGACCTGATGGCGGCTGCCGGTTTCACCCACGGCGGGTTCTACAAGCAGTTCCAGTCCAAGGCGGACCTCATGGCCGAGGCTGCGGCCTGTGGATTCGAACAGGCTGCTCAACGTGCCGCGGTGCAGTCGCCGGCCGACTTCATCGCGCACTACCTGTCGCGCGAGCACCGCGACCACCGCGGGGCCGGCTGCACGATGGCCGCACTCGGCGCGGATGCTTCACGTCAGACGGACGCTGTCAGGGCCGCGTTCGCTCAAGGCATCGAAGGTTTGTTGGCCGACATCCAGAACGCCAAGGGCGATGCCGCGTCGCCAGACAGCGGACAGGGCTCGCGCGCAGAGACGCTGGAGACGATGGCGCGCCTCGTCGGTGCGCTGGTGCTGTCACGCGCATGCCCGGACGACTCGCCGCTGGCGGACGAGATTCTGGATGCGTGTCGGGGCAAGGCGTTCGGTATGCGGGAGAAGAGTGGCGCCAAAGCGGTTTGA
- a CDS encoding TniB family NTP-binding protein produces MSDFNHLDPSVRGLLDLSSEERAGRMLVERFITHERLVPIFQHVEFLIHMPTQTRANGLVVSGKPGSGKTMLSRAIQRRYPATPAENGEAASRPVLTINMTNAREAKTLYNRILGGLGVPDPGRYSGSDRERMVLKLCSAANVRLLVVDEIQDILTTTARQQRIALDTIKFLMNELSLPILTLGTSSAPAAMQVDEHLNARFKYRELPLWTRDEFLTNFLDTLEKALPLRKRSYLSSPTLSTDLIRLSGGVLQTIVQLVTHAAAHSVESGEDQITSKLLERAAVEAPLAAAKQAAVQARLGRVA; encoded by the coding sequence ATGAGCGATTTCAACCACCTCGATCCCAGCGTTCGAGGATTACTCGATCTCTCCAGCGAGGAACGCGCCGGCCGAATGCTCGTCGAGCGATTCATCACTCATGAACGGTTGGTTCCTATCTTCCAGCATGTCGAGTTCCTGATCCACATGCCAACCCAGACACGTGCGAACGGACTCGTCGTGTCCGGCAAGCCGGGGTCAGGCAAGACCATGCTTTCGCGGGCTATTCAACGGCGGTATCCGGCCACTCCAGCTGAGAACGGCGAGGCAGCAAGTCGTCCTGTGTTGACGATCAACATGACCAATGCCCGTGAGGCCAAGACTCTCTACAACAGGATCCTGGGCGGCCTCGGAGTGCCGGATCCAGGGCGCTACTCCGGCAGCGATCGCGAACGCATGGTGCTCAAACTTTGTAGCGCGGCGAACGTCCGGTTGCTAGTAGTTGACGAGATTCAGGACATCCTGACGACAACAGCGCGTCAGCAGCGGATCGCGCTGGACACGATCAAATTTCTGATGAACGAATTGTCGCTCCCCATCCTGACGCTAGGTACCTCTTCTGCGCCAGCCGCGATGCAGGTGGATGAGCACTTGAATGCACGGTTCAAATATCGAGAGTTGCCTCTATGGACACGTGACGAGTTCCTGACAAATTTTCTCGACACTTTGGAAAAAGCGCTTCCGCTTCGAAAGCGTTCTTATCTGTCCTCGCCAACTTTATCGACAGACCTGATCCGCCTGTCTGGAGGGGTGCTCCAAACGATTGTCCAACTTGTAACCCATGCGGCAGCGCATTCGGTTGAGTCTGGTGAAGATCAGATCACAAGCAAACTGCTCGAGCGGGCGGCGGTCGAAGCCCCGCTCGCCGCAGCCAAGCAGGCTGCCGTCCAAGCTAGGTTGGGAAGGGTCGCATGA
- a CDS encoding TniQ family protein has product MPDESLRSVLSRVAALYECSPKQLWESLNQDDRRSPGDVDSPSCFGLRRMAAAIGMPAAELLPHRQPDAAWLLAPHARNVFCPTCWNEARARGEPFSIRRDWNRVLRTRCRNHGSLLQLAPANWATWSPSQPFQSPAYTLQEQQILELIGSFEEALEQSLYFGSPWPGNLRGNPQIARQLLLAVSFNLNELRDFPLTSQIQVRGNLIGFIRGPLHQQDPVKKLRWDAFRDLSDPAIRRAGLWVAGWTLTPECPGELSPGILDLLGHVGARDCSN; this is encoded by the coding sequence ATGCCAGACGAATCCCTGCGCTCGGTGCTGAGCCGCGTTGCTGCGTTGTACGAGTGCTCACCGAAGCAACTATGGGAATCTTTGAATCAGGACGATCGTCGATCACCCGGAGATGTTGACTCGCCCTCATGCTTCGGCTTACGAAGAATGGCAGCAGCGATCGGAATGCCAGCTGCAGAACTCCTGCCCCACAGGCAGCCGGATGCCGCATGGCTGCTGGCGCCCCACGCCCGGAACGTCTTCTGTCCGACATGCTGGAACGAGGCTCGAGCCCGAGGTGAGCCCTTCTCTATCCGCCGCGACTGGAATCGGGTGCTCCGCACTAGGTGTCGAAATCACGGCAGCCTACTCCAGCTGGCTCCGGCGAATTGGGCAACTTGGTCGCCTTCCCAGCCGTTCCAGTCCCCCGCCTACACACTCCAGGAACAGCAAATTCTCGAATTGATAGGGTCTTTCGAGGAAGCGTTGGAGCAGAGTCTGTACTTCGGGAGTCCGTGGCCCGGAAATTTGCGCGGAAATCCGCAAATTGCTCGTCAACTGCTCCTAGCGGTCAGTTTCAACTTGAACGAGCTTAGAGATTTCCCACTGACCAGTCAGATCCAAGTCCGTGGAAATCTGATCGGATTCATTCGGGGTCCACTGCATCAGCAGGATCCGGTCAAGAAGCTCAGGTGGGACGCATTCCGGGATCTATCCGATCCCGCGATCCGCCGCGCAGGCCTATGGGTCGCGGGATGGACATTGACGCCAGAGTGCCCGGGTGAACTATCCCCAGGCATCTTAGACCTGTTGGGCCACGTTGGAGCGCGCGACTGTTCCAACTAG
- a CDS encoding copper resistance protein B, protein MPPATDDAHAHHRSEAAQPAGDLPADHPPREPLSPITDADRAAAFPEHLHGHEMHGDTIRSFVRIDRLEAFPGDHGSGQAWEADAWIGGDTDRLWLKASGERSAGRTHAADLDVLYGRSISPWWDVVAGARQSFRPGPSQTFAAVGIQGLAPYMFEVSAMAYAGEGGQVIGELELEYELLLTNRLILQPVVELALARRDDPARGIGSGLTKAEAGLRLRYEFTRKFAPYIGVVHERAYGDTRGLREATGVEPDDTKIVIGLRTWF, encoded by the coding sequence ATGCCACCCGCAACCGATGACGCGCACGCGCATCATCGAAGTGAAGCCGCGCAACCAGCCGGCGATCTACCCGCCGACCATCCGCCACGCGAACCGCTTTCCCCGATCACCGACGCCGATCGCGCTGCCGCGTTTCCCGAGCATCTGCATGGTCACGAGATGCACGGCGACACCATCCGCAGCTTCGTGCGCATCGACCGTTTGGAAGCTTTCCCCGGCGACCACGGCAGCGGCCAGGCTTGGGAAGCGGATGCGTGGATCGGCGGCGACACCGACCGACTGTGGTTGAAGGCCAGCGGCGAACGCAGTGCAGGGCGCACACATGCCGCGGATCTCGACGTGCTCTATGGGCGCAGCATTTCGCCGTGGTGGGATGTCGTGGCCGGCGCCCGCCAATCGTTTCGACCGGGCCCATCGCAGACCTTCGCGGCGGTGGGCATCCAGGGCCTCGCGCCGTACATGTTCGAAGTCTCGGCCATGGCGTACGCCGGTGAAGGCGGTCAGGTCATCGGCGAACTCGAACTCGAGTACGAACTACTGCTGACGAACCGTCTGATCCTGCAGCCCGTGGTCGAACTCGCACTGGCGCGCCGCGACGATCCAGCCCGCGGCATTGGCAGCGGCCTGACGAAGGCCGAAGCCGGGCTGCGCCTGCGCTACGAGTTCACCCGCAAGTTCGCCCCGTACATCGGCGTCGTACACGAACGCGCGTACGGCGATACCCGGGGTCTGCGGGAAGCCACAGGAGTCGAACCCGACGACACGAAGATCGTGATCGGGCTGCGGACCTGGTTCTGA
- a CDS encoding copper resistance system multicopper oxidase: MTFRIPTDDAVAPSRRRFVQGLALGGIAAAGAGLWPRASWALQSPTSRVLAGTDFDLVVGETLVNFTGRTRPAATINGSLPAPILRWREGTTVDMRVHNALPAGSIYGDMTSIHWHGILLPSNMDGVPGLSFDGIHRGETFQYRFDVRQGGTYWYHSHSGFQEQAGMYGALIIDPIEPEPFAFDRDYVVLLTDWTDLPPQALFARLKKMAEHDNYYKRTLGDFIRDAREDGLRATMAERRGWGQMRMTPTDISDVNAHTYTYLMNGTTSPGNWTALFRSGEKIRLRFINGSAMTYFDVRIPGLKMTVVAADGQYVHPVSVDEFRIAVAETFDVIVEPSGQDAYTIFAQDMGRTGFVSGTLGVREGLRAPVPDVDARPILTMDDMGHGGMHGGGHAGHGAGQGRAIDYAAMGHAADHALMDHASMEHASIDHASMEQGDHGAGAMQTHPDSERSNPLVDMQTMAPTHRLDDPGIGLRDNGRTVLTYGMMRSLFDDPDGRSPGREIELHLTGHMEKFAWSFDGIKFADAEPLRLNYGERLRVVLVNDTMMTHPIHLHGMWSDVEDAQGNFQLRKHTMDMPPGAKRSYRVRADALGRWAYHCHLLYHMEAGMFREVQVVE, translated from the coding sequence ATGACATTTCGAATTCCCACGGACGATGCCGTCGCGCCGTCGCGCCGTCGTTTCGTGCAGGGCCTCGCGCTGGGTGGCATTGCCGCCGCCGGTGCGGGCCTGTGGCCACGCGCCAGCTGGGCGCTGCAATCGCCGACGAGCCGCGTGCTCGCCGGCACCGATTTCGACCTCGTCGTCGGCGAGACCCTCGTCAACTTCACCGGCCGCACGCGACCCGCAGCCACGATCAACGGTTCACTACCGGCGCCGATCCTGCGCTGGCGCGAAGGCACGACCGTCGACATGCGCGTGCACAACGCGCTGCCCGCCGGTTCGATCTACGGCGACATGACCTCGATCCACTGGCACGGCATCCTGCTGCCTTCGAACATGGATGGTGTGCCGGGCCTGAGTTTCGACGGCATCCACCGCGGCGAGACCTTCCAGTACCGCTTCGACGTGCGCCAGGGCGGCACCTACTGGTACCACAGCCATTCCGGTTTCCAGGAACAGGCCGGCATGTACGGCGCGCTGATCATCGATCCGATCGAGCCGGAGCCGTTCGCGTTCGATCGCGACTACGTCGTGCTGTTGACCGACTGGACCGATCTGCCGCCACAGGCGCTGTTCGCGCGGCTGAAAAAGATGGCCGAGCACGACAACTATTACAAGCGCACGCTCGGCGACTTCATCCGCGACGCGCGCGAGGATGGCCTGCGGGCCACGATGGCCGAGCGCCGCGGTTGGGGCCAGATGCGGATGACGCCGACCGACATCTCCGACGTCAACGCGCACACCTACACCTATCTGATGAACGGCACGACCTCGCCGGGCAACTGGACCGCGCTATTCCGCAGCGGCGAGAAGATCCGCCTGCGTTTCATCAACGGCTCGGCGATGACGTATTTCGACGTGCGCATTCCGGGCTTGAAGATGACGGTCGTGGCGGCCGACGGCCAGTACGTGCATCCGGTCAGCGTCGACGAGTTCCGCATCGCCGTGGCCGAAACCTTCGACGTGATCGTCGAGCCGTCGGGGCAGGACGCCTACACGATCTTCGCCCAGGACATGGGCCGCACCGGTTTCGTCAGCGGCACGCTTGGCGTCCGCGAAGGCCTGCGCGCACCGGTACCCGATGTCGATGCGAGACCGATCCTGACGATGGACGACATGGGCCACGGCGGCATGCACGGTGGTGGTCATGCCGGGCACGGCGCGGGGCAGGGGCGTGCAATCGATTACGCGGCGATGGGACATGCCGCGGATCACGCTTTAATGGACCACGCTTCAATGGAGCACGCCTCGATTGATCATGCGTCGATGGAGCAGGGCGATCACGGCGCCGGCGCAATGCAGACGCATCCCGACAGCGAACGCAGCAATCCGCTGGTCGACATGCAGACGATGGCGCCGACGCACCGGCTCGACGATCCGGGCATCGGCCTGCGCGACAACGGCCGCACCGTGCTGACCTACGGGATGATGCGCAGCCTGTTCGATGATCCCGACGGCCGCTCGCCCGGGCGTGAGATCGAGCTGCATCTGACCGGCCACATGGAAAAGTTCGCGTGGTCGTTCGACGGCATCAAGTTCGCTGATGCGGAACCTCTAAGGCTCAACTACGGCGAGCGGCTGCGCGTGGTGCTGGTCAACGACACGATGATGACGCACCCGATCCATCTGCACGGCATGTGGAGCGATGTCGAAGACGCACAAGGCAACTTCCAGTTGCGCAAACACACCATGGACATGCCGCCCGGTGCGAAACGCAGCTATCGCGTGCGCGCCGACGCGCTCGGGCGCTGGGCCTATCACTGCCATCTGCTGTACCACATGGAAGCGGGCATGTTCCGCGAAGTGCAGGTGGTCGAATGA
- a CDS encoding CopL family metal-binding regulatory protein yields the protein MRSSALVLLHLLLAVLLAFDGVGAAFAAAGPAPAMSHAAHSASETPPPCHSMASDAVEGDAHDQNSPAPDSCCDGGDCLCLHGCGSVLPVVPRVGASSGSTVVVAHVPEDRAAPHLDDPVRPPILRA from the coding sequence ATGCGTTCTTCCGCGCTCGTGCTGTTGCATCTGCTGCTCGCCGTCCTGCTGGCATTCGACGGCGTGGGCGCTGCGTTCGCAGCTGCGGGGCCTGCGCCAGCGATGTCGCACGCTGCACATTCGGCCTCCGAGACGCCGCCGCCGTGTCATTCGATGGCCTCCGACGCCGTCGAAGGCGACGCGCACGATCAGAACTCCCCGGCACCCGACAGCTGTTGCGACGGTGGCGACTGTCTATGTTTGCACGGCTGCGGCAGCGTGTTGCCGGTGGTGCCGCGTGTCGGCGCTTCCAGTGGCAGCACGGTCGTCGTCGCGCATGTGCCCGAAGATCGCGCCGCGCCGCATCTCGACGATCCCGTCCGACCTCCGATTCTTCGCGCCTGA
- a CDS encoding DUF1249 domain-containing protein, with protein sequence MEKVLTRRRPRVPSMGRFGWLMALYAENHERLVRLFDPASLAPGRYRSDVPGALTVLLDVVEQHPYTTELRLSYAMLDPVTGQPDPSAHLRLYRDAGQVEATHCYVGRRWQDVIGMFPPPDEVVDHRLRMNTFLGKWLQYLDDQGHGLATLGPNPDDARLDRSKAGATG encoded by the coding sequence ATGGAAAAAGTCCTGACCCGCCGCCGCCCGCGCGTGCCCTCGATGGGGCGCTTCGGCTGGCTGATGGCGCTGTACGCGGAGAACCATGAGCGCCTGGTGCGCCTGTTCGATCCCGCGAGCCTCGCACCCGGCCGCTATCGCTCCGATGTGCCCGGCGCGCTGACGGTGCTGCTGGATGTCGTCGAGCAGCATCCCTACACGACGGAGCTGCGCCTGAGCTACGCGATGCTCGATCCGGTGACCGGCCAACCGGACCCATCCGCGCATCTGCGCCTGTATCGCGATGCGGGGCAGGTCGAGGCCACGCATTGCTATGTCGGCCGCCGCTGGCAGGACGTGATCGGCATGTTTCCACCGCCGGACGAAGTGGTGGATCACCGCCTGCGCATGAACACATTTCTCGGCAAGTGGCTGCAGTATCTCGACGATCAGGGACATGGGCTTGCAACTCTGGGTCCAAATCCGGATGATGCGCGGCTCGATCGCAGCAAGGCCGGCGCCACCGGCTGA
- the ppsR gene encoding posphoenolpyruvate synthetase regulatory kinase/phosphorylase PpsR → MSSPRPVFYVSDGTGITAETIGHSLLTQFSGTQFSTNRIPFVDNEARAREVAGLIRARGEAMGVRPIVISSCVDTGLALVLGESGALVLDVFAPFIEPLERELLETRESRVGRAHGMVDFETYHRRINAMNFALTHDDGMATNYDEADVILVAVSRAGKTPTCVYLALHHGVRAANYPLTEEDLEHDRLPPRLRAHRAKLFGLTIDPVRLAQIRQERRPNSRYAKLETCKHEVGAAEALFRAERMPSLSTTHTSIEEISSKVLSTLGIERVMY, encoded by the coding sequence ATGTCCAGTCCCCGCCCGGTGTTCTACGTGTCCGACGGCACGGGCATCACCGCCGAAACCATCGGCCACAGCCTGCTCACCCAGTTCAGCGGCACCCAGTTCAGCACCAACCGGATCCCGTTCGTCGACAACGAGGCGCGCGCGCGCGAAGTCGCGGGATTGATCCGCGCCCGCGGCGAGGCGATGGGCGTGCGTCCGATCGTCATCAGCTCCTGCGTCGACACCGGCCTGGCACTGGTGCTCGGGGAGAGCGGGGCGCTGGTGCTCGATGTGTTCGCGCCGTTCATCGAGCCACTGGAGCGCGAACTGCTGGAGACGCGTGAATCACGCGTCGGCCGGGCGCACGGCATGGTCGATTTCGAGACCTACCACCGCCGCATCAACGCGATGAACTTCGCGCTGACCCACGACGATGGTATGGCGACCAACTACGACGAGGCCGACGTGATCCTGGTCGCGGTGTCGCGTGCGGGCAAGACGCCGACCTGCGTGTATCTGGCACTGCATCACGGCGTGCGCGCGGCGAACTATCCGCTGACCGAGGAAGACCTCGAACACGATCGCCTGCCGCCGCGGCTGCGCGCGCATCGCGCCAAGCTGTTCGGGCTGACGATCGATCCGGTGCGTCTGGCGCAGATCCGCCAGGAACGCCGACCCAATTCGCGCTACGCGAAGCTGGAAACCTGCAAGCACGAAGTGGGCGCCGCCGAGGCCCTGTTCCGCGCCGAGCGCATGCCCTCTCTGAGCACCACGCACACCTCGATCGAGGAGATCTCCAGCAAGGTTCTGTCGACCCTTGGCATCGAGCGCGTCATGTACTGA